One Picrophilus oshimae DSM 9789 genomic region harbors:
- a CDS encoding archaeosine biosynthesis radical SAM protein RaSEA: MINRDLALFVKNLMPEFENSKDPNKPVSIWKELDRLRGFPEKTVVCIFRTNGCAWYKFSSCSMCGYFNDVSSGIIDENLFKQIDILKSSLNGAKVLKIFTSGSFLDPREIPKNVRDYFFESFKDSVDKILIESRTEFIKQETLDDIKRHKIPLRIAIGLESANDYIIKYSVNKGTNFNKFLSAAKLLRANNLELRTYLILKPPFISEKMAISDVISSVRAVAGYSNDVSINPMNIQKNTMVEALWKRGLYRPPRLFSLAESLLKSRDSGTEVLSYPTGGNRDRGVHNDEFDGKLLDLIVRSSLNQDFNELDEYYNSIDKSKYYMEIDLEDRMIFQSDYKKLVSHLSESVMFY, translated from the coding sequence ATGATTAACAGAGATCTTGCACTGTTTGTTAAAAATCTCATGCCCGAATTCGAAAATTCAAAAGATCCAAACAAGCCGGTATCTATATGGAAGGAACTTGATAGATTAAGAGGTTTTCCTGAAAAGACCGTTGTATGCATATTCAGAACAAACGGCTGTGCCTGGTACAAATTCAGCTCATGCTCAATGTGCGGTTATTTTAATGACGTTTCATCAGGTATAATAGATGAGAATCTATTTAAGCAGATAGATATTTTAAAGTCATCACTCAATGGCGCAAAAGTCCTAAAGATCTTTACCTCAGGGAGCTTTCTTGATCCAAGGGAAATACCAAAGAACGTCCGTGACTATTTCTTTGAAAGTTTTAAGGATTCTGTCGATAAAATCTTAATTGAATCAAGGACAGAGTTCATAAAACAGGAAACACTGGATGATATAAAAAGACATAAAATACCTCTAAGAATAGCAATAGGTCTTGAGAGTGCAAACGATTACATTATAAAATATTCAGTAAACAAGGGAACAAATTTTAATAAATTTTTATCGGCGGCAAAACTTTTGAGGGCGAACAATCTTGAATTAAGAACATATCTAATTTTAAAGCCACCGTTTATATCTGAAAAAATGGCAATTTCAGATGTGATATCCTCTGTAAGGGCGGTAGCAGGGTACTCAAACGATGTTTCAATAAATCCCATGAATATACAGAAAAATACCATGGTTGAGGCATTATGGAAACGCGGGCTTTACAGGCCCCCAAGGCTTTTCTCTCTGGCCGAATCATTATTAAAATCAAGGGATTCTGGTACCGAGGTTTTATCATATCCAACAGGAGGGAACAGGGATCGCGGCGTCCATAATGATGAATTCGATGGAAAGCTTCTTGATTTAATTGTAAGATCCTCATTAAACCAGGACTTCAATGAATTGGATGAATACTATAATTCAATTGATAAATCAAAATACTACATGGAAATCGATCTTGAGGACAGAATGATCTTTCAAAGCGATTACAAAAAGCTTGTAAGTCATCTATCAGAGTCTGTTATGTTCTATTAA
- the paiA gene encoding spermidine N(1)-acetyltransferase: MITIKKLTAEDVDALIEIARESWKWTYRDIYSNEFIESWISEKYSKEKILNEIIRSLSNFDIIFLGALVNSALTGFIELKIIADKAELLRLYLKPEYTRRGIGKLLLSEAEKIMN, translated from the coding sequence GTGATAACGATTAAGAAATTAACTGCTGAAGATGTGGATGCCCTGATTGAAATTGCCAGAGAATCATGGAAATGGACATACAGGGACATTTACAGTAACGAATTCATCGAGAGCTGGATAAGTGAAAAGTATTCTAAGGAAAAAATTTTAAATGAAATAATAAGGTCTCTATCAAACTTTGATATAATTTTCCTTGGTGCTCTTGTAAATTCAGCACTAACCGGATTCATAGAATTAAAGATAATTGCTGACAAAGCTGAATTACTACGCCTATACCTAAAGCCAGAATACACACGCAGAGGAATAGGAAAATTATTGCTGTCGGAAGCTGAGAAAATTATGAACTAA
- a CDS encoding thiamine-phosphate kinase has translation MKLSELGERLIIKELEPEPGDDCSLIESGNSYYLISSDLITRKTHIPDGASYDLAGKFFATINLSDIAAMAGRPIGIMVSYSVNPDLDIRDLKAFHDGIKKQMNRFNAKILGGDTKEGEDFTVSGTIIGIQERSLVRRRSDIKPGQKVYVTNDIGRSSSGFLFYKNNYKRDLGISLMMNVEPRINEAIKISQSGAMFMMDLSDGLAASFYQIRNDYKTGFKIYYERIPKSMYVKEASKISGVDEKEIILSGGGDYELLFSVPYDTSEAFERSMSLNNINVSCIGETYDGANIINMDGSWEELRSHGYEHFLKEPF, from the coding sequence ATGAAGCTCAGCGAGCTTGGTGAGAGGCTTATCATAAAAGAGCTTGAACCTGAACCCGGGGACGACTGCTCATTAATAGAATCCGGTAACAGTTATTATTTAATATCATCAGATCTTATAACAAGGAAGACGCACATACCGGATGGTGCATCGTATGATCTTGCAGGAAAGTTCTTTGCAACAATAAATCTGAGCGATATAGCCGCCATGGCCGGAAGGCCCATTGGCATAATGGTATCATATTCCGTAAACCCGGATCTTGACATAAGAGATTTAAAGGCCTTCCATGACGGTATAAAAAAGCAGATGAATAGATTTAATGCAAAGATCCTCGGGGGTGATACAAAGGAGGGTGAGGATTTCACGGTATCAGGTACAATCATCGGCATCCAGGAGAGATCCCTTGTAAGACGCAGGAGTGATATAAAACCAGGCCAAAAGGTCTATGTTACAAACGATATAGGAAGATCATCCTCGGGCTTTTTATTTTATAAAAATAATTATAAAAGGGATCTTGGCATATCATTAATGATGAACGTCGAGCCCAGAATAAATGAGGCAATAAAAATAAGCCAGTCTGGGGCAATGTTTATGATGGATCTTTCCGACGGCCTTGCCGCATCATTTTATCAGATAAGAAATGACTATAAAACCGGATTTAAGATATACTATGAAAGGATACCAAAGAGCATGTATGTCAAGGAGGCATCAAAAATATCAGGCGTTGACGAAAAGGAAATAATACTTTCAGGTGGCGGCGACTACGAATTATTATTCTCTGTTCCATATGATACATCAGAGGCCTTTGAGAGGTCAATGTCTTTAAACAATATTAATGTCTCATGCATAGGCGAGACCTATGATGGCGCCAATATTATAAACATGGACGGCTCATGGGAGGAATTGAGATCACACGGCTATGAACATTTCCTAAAGGAGCCGTTTTAG
- a CDS encoding respiratory chain complex I subunit 1 family protein, with the protein MASTLAGGVMLVLETLIQIITVIFISPLIAGIYENLKSKVELKKGPSVFQPYYDLFKYIKKETIVPYNAGFLFIYGSYLVFAILVLISFIIPVVIPEPVYFTASADFLGGALLFSLASFIKILGSVDSGSNYSVMGAARASSFTYLGEATLITVFFAVAFITRTDNPYVTNHYLVMHPFSYLTLLHIFASVAFFMVFLFETGRIPVESEGLMELGMIDGAFNYEYSGKLLAINKWSGYMKNYLLGSVLLNVFIFPWFMFSGRLFFLDVPVMILKWLLLMLILLFIETTLSKLRLYKVQDFLATAFTLSIAFLIVSVI; encoded by the coding sequence ATGGCGTCTACTCTTGCGGGTGGTGTCATGCTGGTGCTTGAAACATTAATACAGATAATTACGGTAATTTTTATATCGCCTTTAATAGCCGGTATCTACGAGAATTTAAAGAGCAAGGTTGAATTAAAAAAAGGGCCATCGGTATTCCAGCCATATTATGACCTTTTTAAATACATTAAAAAGGAGACCATAGTACCCTACAATGCCGGATTTCTATTTATATACGGCTCATATCTTGTCTTTGCAATACTTGTATTAATATCATTTATAATACCTGTTGTCATTCCTGAGCCGGTATATTTCACGGCATCAGCAGATTTCCTTGGGGGTGCACTGCTATTTTCCCTTGCGTCATTTATAAAGATTCTTGGCTCTGTTGATTCCGGCAGCAACTATTCTGTAATGGGTGCTGCAAGGGCATCGTCTTTTACATACCTTGGTGAGGCAACATTAATAACGGTCTTCTTTGCAGTTGCCTTTATAACAAGAACTGATAATCCTTATGTAACAAACCATTACCTTGTAATGCATCCTTTTAGCTATTTAACGCTTTTACATATCTTCGCAAGCGTTGCATTCTTCATGGTCTTTTTATTCGAAACCGGAAGGATACCTGTCGAAAGCGAGGGCCTAATGGAACTTGGCATGATAGACGGTGCATTTAATTACGAGTACAGCGGCAAGCTACTGGCAATAAACAAATGGTCCGGTTATATGAAAAACTATCTTCTAGGCTCTGTTCTTTTAAACGTTTTTATATTTCCATGGTTTATGTTCTCCGGCAGGTTATTCTTTCTGGATGTTCCGGTGATGATATTAAAATGGCTTCTCTTAATGCTTATACTGTTATTCATAGAAACAACGCTGTCAAAACTGAGGCTTTATAAGGTCCAGGACTTCCTTGCCACGGCCTTCACCCTTTCAATAGCATTCTTAATAGTATCGGTGATATAA
- a CDS encoding aldo/keto reductase — MDYVNLGHTDLRVSRLCLGGMSFGSSEWMVRGGDADRIIKKAIDSGINFIDTANIYSNGESEIIIGNTIKDYRDDLVISTKGGGKLSDFYQGFNKRVIKREIDMSLKNLKTDYVDVYFMHTIFYSTDLNDLIKTLSELIDLNKTHYIGLSNFPGSLLGEFYAISDLVYNFRPVIVQNHYNAVYREDERDVIPFCYKHKISYSPFSPMAAGFLSGKYSRHGNNETARTRSYPVMKSRYFKDYDFDVLETMENIAEEKDVKVSQIALAYVISKNFIPVIGVTKPEYLDDDLEALEIKLSDDDIKRIEENYKPHNVINGTAGY, encoded by the coding sequence ATGGATTATGTTAATCTTGGCCACACAGATCTAAGGGTTTCAAGGCTATGCCTTGGTGGAATGTCCTTTGGCAGCTCTGAATGGATGGTTCGCGGCGGGGATGCAGATAGAATTATTAAAAAGGCAATTGATTCCGGTATAAATTTTATAGATACTGCAAATATATATTCAAATGGCGAGTCTGAAATAATCATAGGTAACACCATAAAGGATTACAGAGATGACCTTGTAATAAGCACAAAGGGCGGCGGCAAACTCTCTGATTTTTACCAGGGCTTCAACAAGAGGGTAATTAAAAGGGAAATTGATATGAGCCTGAAAAATCTAAAAACAGATTATGTTGATGTCTATTTCATGCATACAATATTTTATTCTACTGATCTAAATGATTTAATCAAAACGCTATCAGAATTAATTGATTTGAATAAAACACATTACATAGGATTAAGCAACTTTCCAGGATCATTGCTCGGTGAGTTTTATGCAATATCTGATTTGGTTTATAACTTCAGACCTGTAATAGTTCAAAACCATTACAATGCGGTATACAGGGAGGATGAGCGTGATGTTATACCGTTCTGTTATAAGCATAAAATATCATATTCGCCGTTTTCACCAATGGCCGCAGGCTTTTTATCAGGAAAGTATTCAAGACATGGAAACAATGAAACAGCGAGAACCAGGAGCTATCCAGTCATGAAATCAAGGTATTTCAAGGATTATGACTTTGACGTTCTTGAAACCATGGAGAATATCGCAGAGGAAAAAGATGTCAAGGTATCTCAAATTGCACTGGCCTATGTAATATCAAAGAATTTTATACCCGTTATTGGTGTTACAAAACCGGAGTACCTTGATGATGATCTTGAGGCCCTTGAAATAAAGCTCAGCGATGATGACATTAAAAGAATCGAGGAAAATTATAAGCCACATAACGTTATAAATGGTACCGCTGGTTATTAA
- a CDS encoding nucleotide exchange factor GrpE translates to MTYNKKYIDSVEYDLIETRKRMWMMERKKNEELLKKYQQAMSDLEDYKNLYMRQRSEMENYQRYIEKTINNIKANANADLIKTMLPVLDSLDAGILHDEKLKPIRSQLIKILSNYGLKEIESRGKKFDPYLNEVVGIVKGDDDIVVEEVQKGYILNNEVLRTSKVIVSKGGNNEQDNRN, encoded by the coding sequence ATGACCTATAACAAAAAATATATAGACAGTGTGGAATACGACCTGATAGAAACAAGGAAGAGAATGTGGATGATGGAGCGCAAAAAAAACGAGGAGCTCTTAAAAAAATATCAGCAGGCAATGAGCGATCTTGAGGATTACAAGAACCTATACATGAGGCAGAGAAGCGAAATGGAAAACTATCAAAGATACATTGAAAAGACCATTAATAACATAAAGGCAAATGCAAATGCAGATCTTATTAAAACAATGCTGCCAGTACTTGACTCTCTTGATGCCGGAATACTACACGATGAAAAGCTTAAACCAATTAGATCACAGTTAATTAAAATACTATCAAACTACGGTTTAAAGGAGATTGAAAGCCGTGGAAAAAAATTTGACCCATACCTTAATGAGGTAGTGGGTATAGTTAAAGGCGATGATGACATCGTCGTTGAGGAAGTTCAAAAGGGATATATATTAAACAATGAGGTTTTAAGAACCTCGAAGGTTATAGTTTCAAAAGGTGGTAATAATGAGCAAGATAATAGGAATTGA
- a CDS encoding chorismate mutase, protein MVAFIDEMELLRSEIMKNTREIIELIEKRRELATMIGISKMRNHLSPRDSSRENYIKNNLKLDDFGLSILNMIFEFTIHYEKNISLDINKDSIIEVNGDYASRILSIAKIISRPGREIYIEDNNDLIEEAFSKAFCHVIIGLPDRDHHIVNINSGIKTEVILDSKPVLVKWK, encoded by the coding sequence GTGGTAGCATTTATAGACGAGATGGAGCTTCTAAGATCAGAGATTATGAAGAATACAAGGGAGATAATAGAATTAATTGAAAAAAGAAGGGAGCTTGCCACGATGATTGGCATATCAAAGATGAGGAATCATTTAAGCCCAAGGGATTCATCAAGGGAAAATTACATAAAAAATAATTTAAAACTTGATGATTTTGGTTTATCCATTCTAAACATGATCTTTGAGTTCACAATACATTATGAAAAAAATATTAGTTTGGATATAAACAAGGATTCAATTATAGAGGTAAACGGTGATTATGCATCAAGGATATTATCAATTGCAAAGATCATATCAAGACCGGGCCGTGAGATCTACATTGAGGATAATAATGATCTCATAGAGGAGGCCTTTTCAAAAGCATTCTGCCATGTTATTATAGGATTGCCTGATAGGGATCATCACATTGTTAATATAAACTCAGGAATAAAAACAGAGGTAATTCTTGACAGCAAACCGGTGCTTGTAAAATGGAAATAA
- a CDS encoding acyl-CoA dehydrogenase family protein → MDFSFTEEDLEIRKNVSEFLQRELGPISKNIDNSGIPHDFILKAASQGIIAPVVSSKYNGSNLTFLQSAIIAEEISKVDTSMATSVYFLLDNAWPYIIEKYGNDSIKDELLYDVTSGKKFIGVASTEPSGGSDVAGIKTSGRVEKNRVIINGQKMYISGGMEAYKYGGGHLTLFRTSGTGHSGITMAYVPASALKIEKIENMGRMGISTCIMYYENTEIPDYYIIGDMNRGFYYSMDGFNHARIAVAAACNGLSEKILDLGIDYIKNRSAFGKKLMDFQSISFEAAELRTELEMTKLLTYKAAYLADKNSDELPVYSAMAKLRAPQLALKILKSVMMWYGAYGYTKDAGLERAARGIYSYLVGAEGALNIMKLIISKRIFS, encoded by the coding sequence ATGGATTTCTCATTCACTGAGGAGGATCTTGAAATAAGAAAAAACGTATCCGAATTCCTGCAGAGGGAGCTTGGGCCAATATCAAAAAACATAGATAATTCTGGAATACCACATGATTTCATATTAAAGGCGGCATCACAGGGAATAATAGCGCCTGTGGTATCATCGAAATACAATGGTTCAAATCTTACATTTTTGCAATCTGCAATAATAGCAGAGGAGATATCAAAGGTTGATACAAGCATGGCTACGTCCGTATATTTCCTGCTGGACAATGCATGGCCATACATAATTGAAAAGTATGGCAACGACTCAATAAAAGATGAGTTATTATACGATGTCACCTCAGGAAAAAAGTTCATAGGCGTTGCATCAACAGAGCCATCAGGCGGCAGCGATGTTGCAGGTATAAAAACATCGGGAAGAGTTGAAAAAAACAGGGTTATTATAAACGGTCAGAAGATGTATATAAGCGGTGGCATGGAGGCGTATAAATATGGTGGCGGTCATCTAACCCTTTTCAGAACATCCGGCACAGGTCATAGTGGCATAACAATGGCATATGTACCTGCCAGTGCATTAAAAATAGAGAAGATAGAGAACATGGGCAGGATGGGCATATCAACATGCATTATGTACTATGAAAACACAGAGATACCTGATTATTACATAATAGGTGATATGAACCGTGGTTTTTACTATTCAATGGATGGTTTTAACCATGCAAGAATAGCGGTTGCAGCAGCATGTAACGGGCTCTCTGAAAAAATACTCGATCTTGGCATTGATTATATAAAGAACAGATCAGCCTTTGGTAAAAAACTCATGGATTTTCAATCAATATCATTTGAGGCTGCGGAACTGAGAACCGAGCTGGAAATGACAAAGCTTCTTACCTACAAGGCCGCATACCTGGCTGATAAAAACTCAGATGAGTTACCAGTGTACAGTGCAATGGCAAAACTGAGGGCACCGCAGCTTGCATTAAAAATATTAAAAAGTGTTATGATGTGGTATGGTGCCTACGGTTACACAAAGGATGCCGGGCTTGAAAGGGCTGCAAGGGGCATTTACAGCTATCTTGTCGGTGCAGAAGGTGCGCTTAACATAATGAAATTAATCATATCAAAGAGGATATTCTCATAG
- a CDS encoding Rossmann-fold NAD(P)-binding domain-containing protein → MEIIIGANGRFGSLLCSLLDDRICIDIDNINELGVYIKKADHVFLSVPVDAALNIIDSYDYNNFVEISSVKWPFKKYSGKITSIHPLFGPMSYNKINDVIFINDISRDNSLNELNKIFKNWHFIEMTSDEHDLLMSEIMVKPYIISMMLDCKSDIKTGSYKKLLEVSEIKNKESWKVFNDTLIYNPYTMNVINDLIERLNKTRDLIEHNRL, encoded by the coding sequence ATGGAAATAATAATTGGCGCCAATGGCAGGTTCGGATCGCTGCTCTGCAGTTTACTTGATGACAGGATATGCATTGATATTGATAATATAAATGAGCTTGGTGTTTACATAAAAAAGGCAGACCATGTTTTTCTTTCAGTTCCTGTTGATGCTGCATTGAATATTATTGATAGTTATGATTATAATAACTTTGTTGAGATATCTTCTGTTAAATGGCCGTTTAAAAAGTATTCCGGTAAGATTACATCAATACATCCATTATTCGGCCCGATGAGCTATAATAAAATAAATGATGTTATATTTATAAATGACATATCAAGGGATAATTCTTTAAATGAATTAAATAAGATTTTTAAAAACTGGCATTTTATAGAGATGACATCGGATGAACACGATTTATTAATGTCTGAAATTATGGTGAAGCCATACATTATATCAATGATGCTTGACTGCAAATCTGATATAAAAACAGGTTCATATAAAAAGCTTTTAGAGGTCTCTGAAATAAAGAATAAAGAGAGCTGGAAGGTCTTTAATGATACGCTAATTTATAATCCTTATACAATGAATGTAATAAATGATTTAATAGAAAGATTGAATAAAACAAGGGATTTAATAGAACATAACAGACTCTGA